In Mucilaginibacter celer, one DNA window encodes the following:
- a CDS encoding PfkB family carbohydrate kinase, which translates to MSLLVIGTVAFDAIETPFGKTDKIVGGSATFASLGASYFYDKIKIVAVVGDDFPQHEIEDLQKHNVNTEGLQIKQGEKSFFWSGRYHNDMNSRDTLVTELNVLEAFDPIIPDSYQDCEYLMLGNLSPQVQQTVIARLKNRPKLIVMDTMNFWMDIALDELLKTIQLVDVLTINDAEARQLSGEFSLVKAARKILTMGPKYLIIKKGEHGALLFHEDKIFSAPALPLAEVFDPTGAGDTFAGGFIGYMAKVGTVNFNNMKNAIIFGSALASFCVEKFGSERLRNLSEEEIANRIQEFVGLAKFEL; encoded by the coding sequence ATGAGTTTGTTAGTTATTGGCACCGTGGCCTTTGATGCCATTGAAACCCCTTTTGGTAAAACCGATAAAATAGTAGGCGGCTCGGCGACTTTTGCAAGTTTGGGCGCTTCTTATTTTTACGATAAAATAAAAATTGTTGCCGTTGTTGGCGACGATTTCCCGCAGCACGAAATTGAAGATCTGCAAAAGCACAACGTTAATACCGAAGGCCTGCAAATAAAACAGGGCGAAAAATCATTTTTCTGGAGCGGTCGTTACCATAACGACATGAACAGCCGCGATACCCTTGTAACCGAGCTAAATGTACTGGAAGCATTTGACCCCATCATTCCTGACAGCTACCAGGATTGCGAATACCTGATGTTGGGCAACCTGTCGCCGCAGGTACAGCAAACCGTTATTGCCAGGCTTAAAAACCGCCCGAAACTTATTGTAATGGATACCATGAACTTTTGGATGGATATAGCTCTTGACGAGTTATTGAAAACCATTCAACTGGTAGATGTTTTGACTATTAACGATGCCGAGGCCCGCCAGTTATCAGGCGAATTTTCGCTGGTTAAAGCGGCCCGCAAGATCTTAACCATGGGCCCTAAATATCTCATCATTAAAAAGGGCGAACACGGCGCTTTATTATTCCACGAAGATAAAATTTTCAGTGCCCCTGCCCTGCCCCTTGCCGAGGTGTTTGACCCAACCGGCGCCGGCGATACTTTTGCAGGCGGCTTTATTGGTTATATGGCTAAAGTTGGCACCGTTAACTTTAACAATATGAAAAATGCTATCATTTTCGGTTCGGCGTTGGCTTCATTCTGTGTGGAGAAATTTGGTTCGGAAAGGTTGAGAAACCTAAGCGAAGAAGAAATTGCAAACCGCATCCAGGAGTTTGTAGGCCTGGCTAAGTTTGAGTTATAG
- a CDS encoding CAP domain-containing protein: protein MLLSADMYRPFLPKKGDTPHVLVIGVNNVRHLKQTDQAAFIESTLKLVNKVRANGCSCGVFELPPASPFTWNDTLYNAALAHANDMLKQGYFSHTSKDGRKAADRIRQAGYTQVGFKTFTVGENIAEGQDGLKEVIADWFKSEGHCKNLMNPKFLELGLAQAGGYWVMEFGGRTIFSRTEQEQIKNGELKIEEK from the coding sequence GTGCTTTTATCAGCTGATATGTACCGGCCATTCCTACCAAAAAAAGGCGATACACCTCACGTTTTGGTAATTGGCGTTAATAACGTCCGGCACTTAAAGCAAACAGATCAGGCTGCTTTTATCGAGTCGACATTAAAACTGGTAAATAAGGTCAGGGCTAATGGCTGTTCCTGCGGGGTTTTCGAATTGCCGCCTGCAAGCCCTTTCACATGGAATGATACTTTATATAATGCAGCCCTTGCTCATGCAAATGATATGTTAAAGCAAGGGTATTTTAGCCATACGAGTAAGGATGGCCGCAAAGCAGCCGACCGTATAAGGCAGGCCGGTTATACCCAGGTAGGTTTTAAAACGTTTACGGTGGGAGAGAACATTGCCGAAGGCCAGGATGGTTTGAAGGAGGTAATTGCCGACTGGTTTAAAAGCGAAGGACATTGTAAAAACCTGATGAATCCCAAATTTCTGGAATTGGGGTTGGCGCAGGCAGGCGGATATTGGGTAATGGAATTTGGCGGCCGAACAATCTTCTCGAGGACCGAACAGGAGCAGATAAAAAATGGCGAGCTTAAGATTGAGGAAAAGTAG